From Triticum urartu cultivar G1812 chromosome 2, Tu2.1, whole genome shotgun sequence, a single genomic window includes:
- the LOC125541225 gene encoding zinc finger BED domain-containing protein RICESLEEPER 4-like: MSGGSMSTPPTDSGGQDVVAYSGTGSVPQMDAMEEEEDDFDESVDYHEFADLIFISDEEEDGAEGDEEEDDAEEEENVEVASKRKLNSVVWAEFKRVKDAVKWKAKCVYCNKELGGAPKNGTKHLHYHLGICVLRKIKTKGNKTLSQSSLRFGSASQGKAPVENYTFDQACARKELASMIVLHEYPLSIVDHAGSRRFVSSLQPLFKMVARNTIRKDIVDAYKVERKKAIEYMARNKSRVAITTDM; encoded by the exons ATGTCCGGTGGTAGCATGTCCACACCACCAACAGATAGTGGTGGCCAAGATGTAGTTGCATATTCAGGGACAGGAAGTGTACCTCAAATGGATgcaatggaggaggaggaggatgacttCGACGAGTCCGTTGATTACCATGAGTTTGCAGATCTTATTTTTATTTCAGATGAAGAGGAAGATGGTGCTGAAGGGGATGAAGAGGAAGATGATGCTGAAGAGGAGGAAAATGTGGAAGTTGCATCCAAAAGAAAACTCAATTCGGTTGTGTGGGCTGAGTTCAAGAGAGTGAAGGATGCAGTAAAATGGAAGGCTAAGTGTGTTTATTGCAATAAGGAGCTTGGAGGAGCACCAAAGAATGGGACCAAACATCTTCATTACCACTTAGGCATTTGTGTATTGAGAAAGATCAAGACCAAGGGAAATAAAACCCTTAGTCAATCTTCTCTGAGGTTTGGTTCTGCTAGCCAAGGAAAAGCACCCGTGGAGAATTACACATTTGATCAGGCTTGTGCTAGAAAGGAGTTGGCATCCATGATAGTGTTGCATGAGTATCCCTTGTCTATAGTCGATCATGCAGGTTCCCGAAGATTCGTTAGTTCCCTTCAACCATTATTTAAAATGGTGGCAAGAAACACTATTAG GAAGGATATTGTGGATGCATACAAAGTTGAAAGGAAGAAGGCTATTGAGTATATGGCTAGAAATAAATCAAGAGTGGCTATTACTACTGATATGTAG